The Acinonyx jubatus isolate Ajub_Pintada_27869175 chromosome D1, VMU_Ajub_asm_v1.0, whole genome shotgun sequence genome includes a window with the following:
- the NDUFV1 gene encoding NADH dehydrogenase [ubiquinone] flavoprotein 1, mitochondrial, translating to MLAARRLLSGSLPARVSVRFSGDTTAPKKTSFGSLKDEDRIFTNLYGRHDWRLKGAQSRGDWYKTKEILLKGPDWILGEVKTSGLRGRGGAGFPTGLKWSFMNKPSDGRPKYLVVNADEGEPGTCKDREIIRHDPHKLVEGCLVGGRAMGARAAYIYIRGEFYNEASNLQVAIREAYEAGLIGKNACGSGYDFDVFVVRGAGAYICGEETALIESIEGKQGKPRLKPPFPADVGVFGCPTTVANVETVAVSPTICRRGGAWFASFGRERNSGTKLFNISGHVNHPCTVEEEMSVPLKELIEKHAGGVTGGWDNLLAVIPGGSSTPLIPKSVCETVLMDFDALVQAQTGLGTAAVIVMDRSTDIVKAIARLIEFYKHESCGQCTPCREGVDWMNKVMARFVKGDARPAEIDSLWEISKQIEGHTICALGDGAAWPVQGLIRHFRPELEERMQRFARQHQARQAAS from the exons ATGCTGGCGGCACGGCGGCTGCTCAGCGGGTCGCTCCCTGCGCGGGTGTCTGTGCGTTTCAGCGGCGACACG ACAGCACCCAAGAAAACCTCATTTGGCTCGCTGAAAGATGAAGACCGGATCTTCACCAACCTGTATGGCCGCCATGACTGGAG GCTGAAAGGTGCTCAGAGCCGAGGTGACTGGTACAAGACAAAGGAGATCTTGCTGAAGGGGCCTGACTGGATCCTGGGTGAGGTCAAGACATCCGGCTTGCGGGGCCGTGGCGGTGCTGGCTTCCCCACTGGCCTCAAATGGAGCTTCATGAATAAGCCCTCAGATGGCAG GCCCAAGTATCTAGTCGTGAACGCAGATGAAGGGGAGCCGGGCACCTGCAAGGACCGGGAGATCATTCGCCACGATCCCCACAAGCTGGTGGAAGGCTGCCTAGTTGGAGGCCGGGCCATGGGCGCCCGTGCTGCCTACATCTACATCCGAGGGGAATTCTACAACGAGGCCTCCAATCTGCag GTGGCCATCCGAGAGGCCTATGAGGCTGGTCTGATTGGCAAGAACGCCTGTGGCTCCGGCTACGATTTTGATGTGTTTGTTGTGCGTGGGGCCGGGGCCTATATCTGTGGGGAGGAGACGGCGCTCATTGAGTCCATCGAGGGCAAACAGGGCAAGCCCCGCCTCAAGCCGCCCTTCCCTGCTGATGTGG GAGTGTTCGGCTGCCCCACAACCGTGGCCAACGTGGAGACGGTGGCTGTGTCTCCCACCATCTGCCGTCGTGGGGGTGCTTGGTTTGCCAGCTTTGGTCGTGAGCGCAACTCGGGCACCAAACTGTTCAATATCTCTGGCCACGTCAACCACCCTTGTACTGTGGAGGAGGAGATGTCTGTACCACTGAAGGAACTGATTGAAAAGCATGCTG GGGGTGTCACAGGTGGCTGGGACAACCTCCTTGCTGTGATCCCCGGCGGCTCATCCACACCACTGATCCCCAAGTCCGTGTGTGAGACGGTGCTGATGGACTTTGACGCGCTGGTGCAGGCGCAGACGGGCCTGGGCACGGCTGCCGTGATTGTCATGGACCGCTCG ACGGATATTGTGAAAGCTATCGCCCGCCTTATTGAGTTCTACAAGCACGAGAGCTGTGGCCAGTGCACCCCATGCCGCGAGG GTGTGGACTGGATGAACAAGGTGATGGCCCGCTTCGTGAAGGGGGATGCCCGGCCGGCCGAGATCGACTCCCTCTGGGAGATCAGCAAGCAGATAGAGGGCCATACCATCTGCGCCCTGGGTGATGGAGCCGCCTGGCCCGTGCAG GGCCTGATCCGCCACTTCCGGCCAGAGCTCGAGGAGCGGATGCAGAGGTTCGCCCGGCAGCACCAGGCCAGGCAAGCTGCATCCTGA